One window of the Paenibacillus beijingensis genome contains the following:
- a CDS encoding DUF72 domain-containing protein, with the protein MITIGLAGWGDHDDLYPTREAAKNKLSVYGQLFGTVEVDSSFYAIQPERNMVKWTGDTPPSFRFVVKAFQGMTGHSRGRIPFADEAEMYKAFRLSIGPMLEAGKLACALFQYPPWFDCRKEHVDLLRKTKERMEGIPCALEFRHQSWFADGMQERTLSFMRREGWIHSVCDEPQAGEGSVPIVEEATDSSLTLVRMHGRNARGWNAAGSPNWREVRYLYRYNADELAQWVERLRRLEKQSEQVHVIFNNNSGGDAAFNARQMMEMLGQTVPPLPQAKKEPDAQQLDLFDWT; encoded by the coding sequence ATGATTACGATCGGACTGGCGGGATGGGGCGATCATGACGATTTGTATCCGACCCGCGAGGCGGCGAAAAACAAGCTGTCCGTCTACGGCCAGCTGTTCGGAACCGTAGAGGTGGACAGTTCTTTCTACGCCATCCAGCCGGAGCGCAACATGGTGAAATGGACGGGGGACACACCGCCGTCGTTCCGTTTTGTCGTCAAGGCTTTCCAAGGGATGACCGGCCATTCCAGAGGCCGCATACCGTTTGCGGATGAGGCGGAGATGTACAAGGCGTTCCGGCTGTCGATCGGTCCAATGTTGGAGGCGGGCAAGCTGGCGTGCGCCTTGTTTCAATATCCGCCTTGGTTCGACTGCCGCAAGGAACATGTCGACCTGTTGCGAAAAACGAAGGAGCGAATGGAGGGAATACCTTGCGCCCTTGAATTCCGGCATCAGAGCTGGTTCGCAGATGGGATGCAGGAGCGCACCTTGAGCTTCATGCGGCGGGAAGGCTGGATTCACAGCGTTTGCGATGAACCGCAGGCAGGCGAAGGGTCGGTTCCGATTGTGGAAGAGGCGACGGACAGCTCGCTGACGCTCGTGCGGATGCACGGGCGCAACGCGCGCGGGTGGAACGCCGCGGGCAGCCCGAACTGGCGCGAGGTGCGGTATTTATACCGCTACAATGCGGACGAGCTTGCTCAGTGGGTGGAGCGGCTGCGGCGGCTGGAGAAGCAGTCGGAGCAGGTGCACGTGATTTTCAACAATAACTCCGGCGGCGACGCGGCCTTCAATGCGCGTCAAATGATGGAGATGCTCGGTCAGACGGTCCCTCCTTTGCCGCAAGCGAAGAAAGAGCCGGATGCGCAGCAGCTCGATCTATTCGATTGGACCTAG
- the prfA gene encoding peptide chain release factor 1 gives MLDRLQALADRYEKLSELLCDPDVAGDPKRLREYSKEQSDLQEAYGAYTEYKEVLVQLDDAKAMQGEKLDDEMREMVKMEIEELSGRKDELEELVRVLLLPKDPNDDKNVIVEIRGAAGGDEAALFASDLYRMYTKFADGQGWRVELMDASENDLGGFKEVVFMVSGKGAYSKLKYESGAHRVQRIPVTESGGRIHTSTSTVAVMPEVEDIEIEILDKDIRIDTFCSSGAGGQSVNTTKSAVRVTHVPTGIVATCQDGKSQNDNKAKALQVLRARIYDIHRQEEEAKIAGERKSKVGTGDRSERIRTYNFPQSRVTDHRIGLTLHKLDAVMNGDMVEIINSLTLAEQAELLEKENLALS, from the coding sequence GTGTTGGACCGTTTACAGGCGCTAGCCGACCGTTATGAGAAGCTGAGCGAGCTGTTGTGCGACCCGGATGTGGCCGGCGATCCGAAGCGGCTGCGGGAATATTCCAAGGAGCAGTCGGATTTGCAAGAGGCTTACGGGGCCTATACAGAATATAAGGAAGTACTGGTGCAGCTCGATGACGCGAAAGCGATGCAGGGCGAGAAGCTCGATGACGAGATGCGCGAAATGGTAAAAATGGAAATCGAAGAGCTGAGCGGCCGTAAGGATGAGCTTGAGGAACTGGTGCGCGTGCTGCTGCTGCCGAAGGATCCCAATGACGATAAGAACGTCATTGTCGAAATCCGCGGCGCCGCCGGCGGTGACGAGGCTGCGCTGTTCGCTTCGGATTTGTACCGGATGTATACGAAGTTTGCCGACGGCCAAGGCTGGCGGGTGGAACTGATGGACGCGAGCGAGAATGATCTCGGCGGGTTCAAAGAGGTCGTGTTCATGGTGTCCGGCAAGGGAGCCTACAGCAAGCTGAAATACGAGAGCGGCGCGCATCGCGTGCAGCGCATTCCGGTTACGGAATCTGGCGGACGCATTCATACGTCGACATCGACGGTGGCGGTTATGCCGGAAGTGGAAGATATCGAGATCGAAATTCTCGATAAGGATATTCGGATCGATACGTTTTGTTCCAGCGGCGCGGGCGGTCAGTCGGTCAATACGACCAAATCCGCCGTGCGCGTAACGCACGTTCCGACCGGCATTGTCGCCACCTGTCAGGACGGCAAGTCGCAGAACGATAACAAAGCGAAGGCGCTGCAGGTGTTGCGCGCCCGCATCTACGACATTCACCGTCAGGAAGAGGAAGCGAAAATAGCCGGCGAACGCAAAAGCAAAGTCGGAACCGGCGACCGCAGCGAGCGGATCCGGACTTACAATTTCCCGCAAAGCCGGGTAACGGATCACCGGATCGGCCTTACGCTGCACAAGCTGGACGCTGTTATGAACGGCGATATGGTGGAAATTATCAATTCCTTGACGCTGGCTGAGCAAGCGGAGCTGCTGGAGAAGGAAAACCTCGCTTTAAGTTAA
- a CDS encoding 5'-deoxyadenosine deaminase, protein MTKLLIRNAQIVTMNALEDIIQGDIRIEDDRIVEIGPELEPAGDEQILDATGRTVIPGFVQTHIHLCQTLFRGKGDDLELLDWLRKRIWPLEAAHDEESIYYSAMLGIGELIQSGTTTIVDMETVHHTESAFRAIEQSGIRAVSGKVMMDRKGSDVPLPLQEETASSIQQSVDLLEKWHGHDNGRIQYAFSPRFVISCTEDLLKEVAHLSGKYNVKVHTHASENTGEIELVEAMTGMRNIVYLDHIGLANERLILAHCIWLSDEEKRIIRERGVHVSHCPGSNLKLASGIADVPEMLDTSISVSLGADGAPCNNNLDMFNEMRLAAIIQKPAHGPTCMDARSVFRMATIGGAKAVGMADEIGSIETGKKADLAILNLNQFHTFPSFDVDPISRIVYSATRADVETTIVGGRILMDKGIVRTVDKDTVLREADLSIKRLLKRSPLQ, encoded by the coding sequence ATGACGAAGCTGCTTATCCGCAATGCGCAAATCGTTACGATGAATGCGCTGGAGGACATTATTCAAGGGGATATCCGGATCGAGGACGACCGCATTGTCGAAATCGGACCGGAGCTTGAGCCTGCCGGGGACGAACAAATATTGGACGCAACCGGCCGCACCGTTATTCCCGGTTTCGTGCAGACCCACATTCATCTGTGCCAGACGCTGTTCCGGGGAAAAGGCGACGACCTGGAGCTGCTCGACTGGCTGCGTAAACGGATTTGGCCGCTGGAAGCGGCGCACGACGAGGAATCGATCTACTATTCGGCGATGCTCGGCATCGGCGAACTCATCCAAAGCGGCACGACGACGATCGTCGACATGGAGACGGTTCACCATACCGAATCGGCGTTCCGCGCCATCGAGCAGAGCGGCATCCGCGCCGTTTCCGGCAAAGTGATGATGGACCGCAAAGGCAGCGATGTGCCGCTTCCGCTGCAGGAAGAAACTGCCTCTTCCATCCAGCAAAGCGTCGATTTGCTGGAGAAGTGGCACGGCCATGACAACGGGCGCATCCAGTATGCGTTCTCGCCGCGTTTTGTCATCTCCTGTACCGAGGATCTGCTGAAGGAAGTCGCTCATTTGTCGGGCAAATACAACGTCAAGGTCCATACCCACGCTTCGGAAAACACCGGCGAAATCGAGCTGGTAGAAGCAATGACCGGCATGCGCAACATCGTCTACTTGGATCATATCGGCCTCGCCAACGAGCGGCTTATTTTGGCCCACTGCATCTGGCTGAGTGACGAGGAGAAGCGGATTATCCGGGAACGCGGCGTTCACGTCAGCCACTGTCCGGGCTCGAACCTCAAGCTCGCTTCCGGCATCGCGGACGTTCCGGAAATGCTCGATACAAGCATTTCGGTCAGCCTTGGCGCCGACGGCGCCCCGTGCAACAACAATCTCGACATGTTTAACGAAATGCGGCTGGCGGCCATCATCCAAAAGCCCGCACACGGACCGACGTGCATGGATGCCCGCAGCGTATTCCGGATGGCCACGATCGGCGGCGCAAAAGCGGTCGGCATGGCGGACGAGATCGGCAGCATCGAAACCGGCAAAAAGGCGGACCTGGCCATTCTCAACTTGAACCAGTTCCACACGTTCCCCTCCTTCGACGTCGATCCGATCTCCCGCATTGTCTACTCGGCGACAAGGGCGGATGTGGAGACGACGATTGTCGGCGGACGCATTCTGATGGACAAAGGCATCGTCCGCACCGTCGACAAAGACACCGTGCTGCGCGAAGCCGACCTCTCCATCAAACGGCTGCTGAAGCGCAGCCCGCTGCAGTAA
- a CDS encoding RrF2 family transcriptional regulator has translation MNSEFTIAVHSLVLLANLPERSATSEAIAENVCTNPARVRKVMGYLKRSGYVATREGSGGGYKLTIDPSTVTLKDIYRVIAQGSLMPNWCSGDPGCDCVVGSNMQEVMNHIFCSAEQHLENYFADITIAGVLGQIHGCEQC, from the coding sequence ATGAACAGTGAATTCACGATAGCCGTCCACAGTCTCGTTCTGCTCGCTAATCTTCCGGAACGCAGCGCGACCAGCGAAGCGATTGCGGAGAATGTCTGTACCAATCCGGCGCGTGTCCGCAAAGTGATGGGCTATTTGAAACGAAGCGGGTACGTGGCGACGCGGGAAGGGAGCGGCGGCGGCTACAAGCTGACGATCGATCCGTCGACCGTAACGCTGAAGGACATTTACCGCGTTATCGCGCAGGGTTCGCTGATGCCTAATTGGTGCTCGGGCGATCCCGGATGCGATTGTGTGGTCGGTTCCAATATGCAGGAGGTTATGAACCATATTTTTTGTTCGGCCGAGCAGCATTTGGAAAATTATTTTGCCGATATCACAATAGCAGGCGTGCTGGGGCAAATCCACGGTTGTGAGCAGTGCTGA
- a CDS encoding aldo/keto reductase yields MPWLGLGVWKAKTGGEVETAVRLALKAGYRSIDTAAAYGNEEGVAKGIAESGVARDEIFIATKVWNNDQGYDNTLRAYEDSCRRLETDIIDLYLIHWPVAGKFKDTWRALEKLYKDGAVRAIGVCNFHTHHMMELLTDAEMKPMVNQVEYHPLLTQPELVAFCQNNGIVFEAWSPLMQGNLDLPEIAELAAKYKKSPAQIVLRWDLQHGIVTIPKSVTESRIRENADVFDFVLSEEDMARLDGLNQNKRFGPDPDNFDF; encoded by the coding sequence ATGCCGTGGCTCGGTCTTGGCGTATGGAAAGCGAAAACGGGCGGCGAAGTTGAAACGGCGGTCAGGCTCGCTTTGAAGGCAGGCTACCGCAGCATCGATACAGCCGCAGCTTATGGTAACGAAGAGGGCGTGGCCAAAGGGATCGCGGAAAGCGGCGTTGCCCGCGATGAAATTTTTATTGCCACGAAGGTTTGGAATAACGACCAAGGGTACGACAACACTCTTCGGGCTTACGAGGACAGCTGCCGGCGGCTTGAAACCGACATTATCGATTTATATCTGATTCACTGGCCGGTTGCCGGCAAATTCAAAGACACATGGCGCGCGCTGGAAAAGCTCTACAAAGACGGAGCCGTGCGGGCGATCGGCGTTTGCAACTTCCATACGCACCACATGATGGAGCTGCTCACGGACGCGGAAATGAAGCCGATGGTGAACCAGGTGGAGTACCACCCGCTGTTGACACAGCCGGAGCTGGTCGCGTTTTGCCAAAATAACGGCATCGTGTTCGAAGCTTGGAGCCCGCTCATGCAGGGCAATCTCGATTTGCCGGAAATCGCCGAGCTGGCCGCCAAATACAAAAAATCGCCGGCCCAAATCGTCCTTCGCTGGGATTTGCAGCACGGGATTGTGACGATTCCGAAGTCGGTCACGGAAAGCCGCATTCGGGAAAATGCCGATGTGTTCGATTTCGTTTTGTCCGAAGAAGATATGGCAAGGCTCGACGGACTGAACCAGAACAAGCGCTTCGGTCCGGATCCGGACAATTTCGATTTTTAA
- the trxA gene encoding thioredoxin, with product MAVALTKDNFTQSVESGVSLVDFWAPWCGPCKMQLPIVEELSTELEGQATIAKINVDEEPELASQFGVMSIPTLILFKDGQPVDKMVGVQSKDALKTKIQNQL from the coding sequence ATGGCAGTAGCATTGACGAAAGACAACTTTACGCAAAGCGTTGAAAGCGGCGTTTCTCTGGTAGACTTCTGGGCTCCGTGGTGCGGACCTTGCAAAATGCAGCTTCCGATCGTAGAAGAGCTCTCGACCGAGCTCGAAGGCCAAGCGACAATCGCAAAAATCAACGTCGACGAAGAGCCGGAACTGGCTTCCCAATTCGGCGTCATGAGCATCCCGACGCTGATCCTGTTCAAGGACGGCCAACCGGTCGACAAAATGGTCGGCGTGCAAAGCAAAGACGCGCTGAAAACGAAAATCCAAAACCAACTGTAA
- the ychF gene encoding redox-regulated ATPase YchF produces MALKAGIVGLPNVGKSTLFNAITQAGAESANYPFCTIDPNVGVVEVPDERLDKLTELVTPNRTVPTAFEFVDIAGLVAGASKGEGLGNKFLAHIREVDAIVHVVRCFQDENITHVSGKVDPISDIQTINLELILADLDSVEKRIDRSRKNMKGGDKKYAQEVEVLERVKEALYNDQPARSVELSDDEKLLVRDLHLLTIKPVLYAANVSESEVADADNNPYVQKVREFAAAEGAEVVPISAKVESEIAELEGEDKAMFLEELGLQESGLNRLIKGAYKLLGLFTYFTAGVQEVRAWTIRKGMKAPQAAGVIHTDFERGFIRAEVVSYDDLVAAGSMNAARERGQLRLEGKEYVVQDGDVMHFRFNV; encoded by the coding sequence ATGGCTTTGAAAGCGGGAATTGTCGGACTGCCGAACGTGGGCAAATCGACGTTGTTTAATGCGATTACACAGGCGGGCGCAGAGTCCGCGAACTATCCTTTTTGTACGATTGACCCGAACGTGGGCGTCGTTGAAGTGCCGGACGAGCGCCTTGACAAGCTGACAGAGCTCGTAACGCCGAACCGCACCGTCCCGACCGCATTCGAGTTTGTCGATATTGCCGGCCTTGTTGCGGGTGCGAGCAAGGGCGAAGGGCTTGGCAACAAGTTTCTGGCGCATATCCGCGAGGTCGACGCCATTGTGCACGTTGTGCGCTGTTTCCAGGACGAGAACATTACCCATGTCTCCGGAAAAGTGGACCCGATCAGCGACATCCAGACGATTAATTTGGAGCTGATTTTGGCCGATCTGGATTCCGTGGAGAAACGGATTGACCGTTCCCGCAAAAACATGAAGGGCGGCGACAAAAAGTACGCCCAGGAAGTCGAAGTGCTGGAGCGGGTCAAAGAAGCGCTCTACAACGACCAGCCCGCGCGCAGCGTGGAGCTGAGCGACGACGAGAAGCTGCTTGTGCGGGATTTGCATCTGCTGACGATCAAGCCGGTGCTGTATGCGGCAAACGTGAGCGAGTCGGAAGTGGCCGATGCTGACAATAACCCTTACGTGCAAAAGGTGCGCGAGTTCGCTGCCGCCGAAGGCGCGGAAGTGGTGCCGATCAGCGCGAAGGTGGAATCGGAAATCGCCGAGCTGGAAGGCGAAGACAAGGCGATGTTCCTCGAAGAGCTTGGGCTACAGGAATCCGGGCTGAACCGTCTCATCAAAGGCGCTTACAAGCTGCTCGGACTGTTCACCTATTTTACGGCCGGCGTACAGGAAGTGCGCGCGTGGACGATCCGCAAAGGCATGAAAGCCCCGCAGGCGGCCGGTGTCATCCACACCGACTTCGAACGCGGCTTTATCCGTGCGGAAGTGGTTTCTTACGACGATCTGGTTGCCGCAGGCTCCATGAACGCGGCGCGCGAGAGAGGCCAGCTGCGTCTGGAAGGCAAAGAGTATGTCGTGCAGGACGGCGACGTCATGCATTTCCGCTTTAACGTGTAA
- a CDS encoding DUF6612 family protein: MIGNRTYRRKAASDCPRTNGSTNARGSAVLFVFAALMVFLIVAGCSPASEGQAPGEENTAPMNNPNTSDSTKPVDKTNPADKKDGGSATADGAEEAARILARAQQATAAVSGFNLAMSLQQVLVTGEDTSKLSMTNTGHMELKPLAMKQTTKTDLDGEASTIVSYLTPDGYYMHDLTNKEWSQMDPSEIPKIKETLSDFQTAPSAELAKIAKYADHFSVKENEDDGKTTVVYDGDGIDSDAKALTMELLRSTLGTDQMEQQVKDSINVKSLAYSLTFDRATGYPLQLKAEGDVTVEYEPGKPSKLHQTFVLTYSGWNEKAAVTVPKEGRDAPSVIPPSEELLDELTEGLPAS; encoded by the coding sequence ATGATTGGCAACCGGACGTACCGGCGGAAGGCCGCTTCCGATTGTCCCCGTACCAACGGAAGCACAAATGCAAGAGGCTCAGCTGTCTTATTCGTCTTTGCGGCATTGATGGTCTTCCTAATCGTGGCGGGATGCTCCCCGGCAAGTGAAGGTCAAGCGCCGGGCGAAGAAAACACGGCACCTATGAATAACCCGAATACATCGGATTCAACGAAGCCAGTAGATAAAACAAATCCGGCGGACAAAAAGGACGGCGGTTCAGCGACGGCGGACGGCGCAGAGGAAGCGGCGCGGATTTTAGCGCGGGCGCAGCAGGCAACCGCGGCCGTCAGCGGATTTAACTTGGCGATGAGCTTGCAGCAGGTGCTGGTAACCGGAGAGGACACATCCAAGCTCAGCATGACGAACACCGGTCATATGGAGCTGAAGCCGCTCGCAATGAAGCAAACGACGAAGACGGATTTGGACGGGGAAGCATCGACTATCGTCAGCTACCTGACACCGGATGGCTATTATATGCATGATCTCACGAATAAAGAGTGGTCGCAGATGGATCCTTCCGAGATTCCGAAGATTAAAGAGACGCTGTCGGATTTTCAGACGGCTCCGTCCGCCGAGCTTGCGAAAATCGCGAAATACGCCGATCATTTTTCCGTAAAAGAAAATGAAGATGACGGCAAGACGACGGTCGTTTATGACGGCGACGGCATCGACAGCGACGCCAAGGCGCTAACGATGGAGCTGCTGCGCAGTACGCTCGGGACCGATCAGATGGAGCAGCAAGTAAAAGACAGCATCAACGTCAAATCGCTCGCCTATTCGCTGACCTTTGACCGCGCAACCGGGTATCCGCTGCAGCTCAAGGCGGAAGGAGACGTGACCGTGGAATATGAGCCGGGAAAACCGTCCAAGCTGCATCAAACCTTCGTGCTGACGTACAGCGGTTGGAATGAGAAGGCTGCCGTCACGGTCCCGAAAGAAGGCCGGGATGCGCCATCGGTAATCCCTCCCAGCGAGGAGCTGCTTGATGAATTGACCGAAGGGCTGCCGGCGTCTTAG